A region from the Aegilops tauschii subsp. strangulata cultivar AL8/78 chromosome 5, Aet v6.0, whole genome shotgun sequence genome encodes:
- the LOC109750921 gene encoding uncharacterized protein: MGSCVSRSTASPLEGSGRAVATAKVVGQDGSLAQFAAPVTAGEALGDAARAPSFMCSADELRFDAPARALAAEEALQPGWLYFALPMSMLRRPLSGQEMAALAVKASSALAVADGKGRKAARVAPLVVAEESAGTEDGGWSHHAYGKGDALKTVHGGGETVGKTRKRAGGSYGSGTSRPASVQRLSSILEADD, encoded by the coding sequence ATGGGTTCGTGCGTCTCGCGCTCGACGGCGTCGCCGCTGGAGGGGTCCGGGCGGGCGGTGGCCACGGCGAAGGTGGTCGGCCAGGACGGCTCCTTGGCGCAGTTCGCGGCGCCCGTCACGGCGGGCGAGGCACTGGGGGACGCCGCCCGCGCGCCGAGCTTCATGTGCAGCGCAGACGAGCTCCGCTTCGACGCGCCCGCCCGCGCGCTGGCGGCCGAGGAGGCGCTGCAGCCCGGGTGGCTCTACTTCGCGCTGCCTATGTCCATGCTCCGCCGGCCGCTCTCCGGGCAGGAGATGGCCGCCCTCGCCGTCAAGGCCAGCTCCGCgctcgccgtcgccgacggcaaAGGGCGGAAGGCGGCTCGGGTGGCGCCGCTCGTCGTCGCTGAGGAGAGCGCCGGAACAGAGGACGGTGGATGGAGTCACCACGCGTATGGAAAAGGCGATGCGCTCAAGACGGTGCACGGCGGTGGTGAGACGGTGGGGAAGACGAGGAAGCGAGCCGGTGGTTCCTACGGAAGCGGCACGAGTCGTCCGGCAAGCGTGCAAAGGTTAAGCTCCATTTTGGAGGCCGATGACTGA
- the LOC109750913 gene encoding uncharacterized protein yields MGSCISRSPASSAAAGSGRAVATKTAKVVDVDGSMAQFAAPVTAREALDSVQERRPGASVFLCSSDELRFDVPARALAGDEALQPGWLYFVLPMSTLRRSLSGPEMAALAARASSALAVASGVASPPRRKNGVGAPGANSKRRKAAARVAPLVVADEIAGPDGGSDHHHTYGKYAGDEPAAKAWKRSSWGGSRSSTRRRRRASGTPTLSSILEADDF; encoded by the coding sequence ATGGGCTCGTGCAtctcgcgctcgccggcgtcgtcggcggcggcggggtccgggCGGGCAGTGGCCACCAAGACCGCGAAGGTGGTGGACGTAGACGGCTCCATGGCGCAGTTCGCGGCGCCCGTCACGGCGCGCGAGGCCCTGGATAGTGTACAAGAGCGCCGCCCAGGCGCGTCGGTCTTCCTGTGCAGCTCCGACGAGCTCCGCTTCGACGTGCCCGCCCGTGCCCTGGCCGGAGACGAGGCGCTGCAGCCCGGATGGCTCTACTTCGTGCTGCCCATGTCCACGCTCCGCCGCTCACTCTCCGGGCCGGAGATGGCCGCGCTCGCCGCCAGAGCCAGCTCGGCGCTGGCCGTTGCCAGCGGCGTTGCGTCACCCCCGCGGCGCAAGAACGGGGTCGGGGCGCCCGGCGCCAACAGCAAGCGACGGAAGGCGGCGGCTCGTGTGGCGCCGCTCGTTGTCGCTGACGAGATCGCCGGACCAGACGGTGGATCGGATCATCACCATACGTACGGCAAGTACGCCGGCGATGAGCCAGCGGCGAAGGCGTGGAAGAGAAGTAGTTGGGGTGGAAGCCGCAGCAGCACTCGCCGTCGTCGCCGTGCATCTGGCACCCCAACGCTGAGCTCCATTTTGGAGGCCGATGACTTCTGA